Within the Bradyrhizobium ottawaense genome, the region TGGCGCGCTGGTTCGGCTCGATCGGCAGCTATCTGGTCAAGCGGCTGCGCTGCAGCGTGCTGGTCGGGCAGACCGAGATCAGCGACGATGAATTCGAGCGGCTGAAGCCGCCGGAAAAGGCCGCCTCGGCTGGGTCTCCCATTTAAATCACGCGGGAACGATGACCTTGCCGATCGGCCACAGCGCGATGCCGGCAAGTTTCAGATGCGCCCACGCAAAGGGAATGCCGACAATGGTCACGGCCAGCACGACCGCCGTGACGACATGCGCCAGCGCCAGCCACCATCCCGCCAGCACCAGCCAGATGATGTTGCCGATGACGCCGAGCGGGCCGGTGCCGACATCCTCCTGTCCGGTATAGGCCGCGCGCGACACCGCCCGGGAGCCGAACGGGAACAGGGTGTAGGCCGCGATATTGAACGCGGCCCGCGCCCAGGGAATCCCGACGATCGTGATCGCCATGATGACGGCAGCGACCAGCCAGCCGAACGCCATCCACGCGCCGCCGAGGACGATCCAGAGAACGTTCAGGAGCAATGAGACCGGTGACATGGCTCTAATCTCTATTTGGCGGGTCCACGATGGAAACGAGGATACGCTGCCGATGACATTGATACAAATCAGAACTGCGCGGGATCTCGAACCGGATTGCCGCGGCCGGAACAGGCGCTAAACTGTTCCCCGGAACCTGTTATCGACGCGATCAGACAACAGGCACGCAGGGGGAGAAGCGTCAATGCGTCCGCTCGAATTCGGCTGGTATCTGCCCACGCACGGCGACACCACCGCTTATGGCCTGATGGAGGCGCAGATTGCCGGCTCTCCGGAACTGTGCGATCGCGTGGTGCAGGCTGCGGAAAAGGCCGGCTTCGAATATCTGCTGATCCCGGTCGGCTCGACCTGCTGGGAGGCCTGGATCTCGGGCGCCTTCATGGCGGCGCGTTCGTCGACCATCAAGCCGCTGATTGCGGCGCGGCCCGGCTACATCAATCCGGTGCTGCTGGCGAAGATGATCTCGACCTTCGACCAGATGTCGGGCGGACGGATCTGCGTCAACCTGATCGCCGGCCAGAACGAAAGCGAAGTCGAAGGCGAGGGCGTGCGCTATCCCAAGGAGGAGCGCTACGCTTTGATGGAGGAGGAAGTCTCGATCCTCAAGGCGCTGTGGACCACGCGCGGGCCGCTCAACTTCGAGGGCAAGTTTCACAAGCTGTCCGGCGCCCACATCCGGCCGCGCCCGTTGCAGCAGCCGTTTCCGAAATTCTATCTCGGCGGCGGCTCGCGCCAGGCCTGGGAATTGTCGGCCAAACATTCCGATGTGCATCTGTTCTGGGGCGACCTGCCGGAAAAGATCGCGTCCAATATCGCCGAGATCCGGCAGATGGCGCGCCCGCATGGCCGCGAAAACGACATCGGCTTCGGCATGCGGTTGCAGGTGATATGCCGTGAGAACGAAGCGGACGCCTGGGAGGCCGCGGACCAGCTGGTGCGCCACGCCACCGAGCGTCAGAAGCAGGAAATGAAGACGCTCTATAACAAGTCCGAGGCGAACCAGCGCGTGCAGCAGCTCGCCCGCGAACACGGCGACCTCTTGCTGCCGCATCTATGGACCGGCATCACCAAGGTCCGCCCCGGTGCCGGCATTGCCGTGGTCGGCAATCCCGCCCAATGCGCCGAAACGCTGCAGCAATTCATCGATGCCGGCTGCCATTCGTTCTGCCTGTCCGGCTATCTGCACGACGAGGAAGCCGAGCGGTTCGGGCGGCTGGTCAGACCGATTCTCGCCGAGAACAACCGCGGCCGCTGGGCGGCGTAAGCGATAGCCGAGCGCGTCAGACCGAAGCGCGCGTCTTTTCGCTGCAAACGCCGAGCAGCGGGCGGATCTCGCTGGCAGGCCTCGGCCGGCTGAACAGGTAGCCCTGCATCTGGGTACACCCGAGCTTGCGCAACACCTCGCGCTGCGCTTCGGTTTCGACGCCCTCGGCCGTGGTGGTCATGTTGCGTGCGGCGGCGATGTTCACCACCGCCTGCACGATCGCCGCCGAGCCGTCGACCTCGATATCGCTGACGAAGCAGCGGTCGATCTTGATCTTGTCGAACGGGAACCGCTTCAGGTAGCTCAATGACGAGAACCCGGTGCCGAAATCGTCGAGTGCGATGCGTACGCCGAGCGCGCGGAGCTGGTGCAGGATCGCGAGCGCGGTTTCGTCGTCATGAATCAGCACGGCCTCGGTAATTTCGATCTCCAGCCGGTCCGGCGATAGCCCGGAGGCGGCGAGCGCGTGGGCGATCCGCAACGCCAAGGTGGGGGACTTCAACTGCACCGGCGAGACGTTGACCGCGAGCCGGATCCGGGACGGCCATGCGGCCGCTTCGGCGCAGGCGGTCTGCATCACCCAATCGCCGAGTTCGTTGATCAGGCCGGTATCTTCGGCGAGCGGGATGAATTCGGCCGGCGACACCATGCCGCGTTCGGGATGCCGCCAGCGCAGCAGCGCCTCGCAGCCGCTCACCTCGTCGTTGCGGAGATCGACCAGCGGCTGGTAGTGGATCTCGAAGCCGCCATCAATCATCGCCTGGCGAAGATCCTGCTCCATGGTGAGCCGGGCCTTGGCGCGGGCGTCCATGTCAGGCTCGAAGAAGCGGTGAGTGCGGCGTCCTTCGGCCTTGGCGCCGTACATCGCCAGATCGGCGCTCTTGATCAACTGATCGAGGTCGGTGCCGTCCTGCGGCGCCAGCGCGATGCCGATGCTGGCGTCGGTCGACAGATGATGGCCGAGGCACTGAAAGGGCTGGCGGATCGCGTCGTGAATCCGCGTTACGAATTCCACCACATCGGTGCGGTCGCCGACGGCGGTCTGGATCACGGCAAATTCGTCGCCGCCGAGGCGCGCGATCAGATCGGTCGGCTTGAGGCAGCCCCTGATGCGGGCCGCGACCGCTTTCAGCAATTCGTCGCCGACATGATGCCCCAGCGAGTCGTTGATGCCCTTGAATTCGTCGATGTCGATATAGAGCAGGGCGAACTGTTCGCCCCGAATGGCGTTTTGAAGTTCACGCTCGATCTGCTCACGGAACAGTACCCGGTTCGGCAGGTCGGTGAGCGCATCGTAATGCGCGAGATGCGCGATCTTTTCGTTGGCGATCCGGCGTTCGGTGACGTCGTCGACGACAGTGACGATGTAGCTCGGCGCGCCCGCGGTGTCGCGGATGACGAGGCGCTTGGAGGTGATGTAGCTCTTGCCCTTCGCCTGACTTTCCCAGACGTGCTCGTCCATGAACAGGCCGGCGCCGGGGGATTGCAGCGCCTTCTCTTCGTCGGCCAGGATCCTGTCGGCGCCGGCCTTCGGAAACACGTCGAACGCGGTCTTGCCGACGATGAGGTCGCGCGAAATGCCGAATTGGGCCTCGGCCACGCGGTTGACCAGCAGATAGCGGCGATCGTGCACGCCCTTCACCGTGATCTGCGAAGGAATGTGGTCGATGATCTCGCGCAGGAAGGTCTGGTTGCGGTCGAGTTCCTGCTCGAGCTTGCAGCGTTCGGTGATGTCCTCCATCGTGGCGACCCAGCCGCCATGCGCCAGCGGTCTGCTGATCGCCAGGAAGGTGCGTCCGTCGGCGCATTGCATGCTGCTCTGGTCGATCCTGCCGCTTGCGATGTTCTGTGTGATTCTGGAACAGAATTCGTCAACATCTCCGGAGAAGGACCCGGTGTCCGTGCGATGCTGCATCAGGTCGCGCAAATGCGCGCCCGGCTTCACGATCTCGGTCGACAGCCCGTACATGTCGATGTAGCGCCGGTTGAAGGTGACGACGCGTCCGGAAGCGTCGTACATCACCAGACCCTGGATCATGTTGTTCAGCGCGGTGTCGAGCTGGCGCCGCTCCGCCTCCAGCCGTTGCTGCGCGTCGCGGCTCTGCCGGGTGATCTGCCGGATGATCAGGAACAGAATAAGTGCGACCACCATCGCCGACAGTGCGGCGGCGACGACCAGGAATCTGGTTTGCTCGCGCCAGTCTGCCAGTGCGGCGGAGACCGTATTGGTCGCGATCACGACGCCCGGAAAATGTTCCAGGGGCGCCGCGGAGCCGAGCCGGTCGGCACCATCGATCGGACTGAGCGTGCGGAGCGTCTGGGCGCCGCCGCGGGTCAGGACGCGCTGCAGCAATGGTGCGTTCTTGAACTTCTGCCCGATCATCGAGTCGACGCGCGGATAGCGGGTCAGCAACGTTCCATCGTTGTGAAACATGGAAAGGGTGGCGCCGCTTCCGAGCGCGATGGTTGCAAAGAATTTCTCGTAGTTGGCGGGATTGATGCGTCGCGTCATGACGCCGAGAAAGACCCCGTTGGCTCCGGTCAGTCGATGCGCAATCACGGTGTTCAGACTGCCGTTGACCAGGCTCGGAACCGCCTCGGTCAGGATCGCCGGCGCCTGCGGGTCGGATTTGAAAGTCTGAAAGTAGGCGCGGCCGGAAATGTTGAGCGCAGGCAGGGGTGACGGCCTCGACCAGTTGATGATCGCGCCATCGGCGTCGAAAATCGAAATGTCGCCCAGATACGACAGCGCGACGCCTTTGGACCTCAGGATTTCCTGGGCATCGAGACTCGCGACCCGGTATCTGAACATCACGGGCGACTCGATATCGGAGACGCGCAGCCGCACGATGGTGTCGGCCGCAATCGCGTCGGAGTCCTCGAATTGCTGGTCGAAGTGGCGGGCGAGCAGCTGGACGGTGTTCTCCAGTTCGCGCTCGCTATTGAGCAGCGCGCGCTCGCGGAATTCGGCGGTCATCATGATCGTGCCGACGAAGATCGCCGCGACCAGAAGTCCGCCGCAAAAGGTCAGCCACAGCACCGGCCCCCGGATCGTCGCGGCCAGATGCCGTCCGACCGCCCGGGCCCGGGCGCTGATGCCCCGCACGTAATGAAAGAGATCGCGCATTCCCCCTTCTCCCGGGGATAGGCATACAATGCGCGGATATCATAAGCGGTTAGGAAAACCGGTTACCCAAGGCTTAACCGGGCGCTCCCTGGACGAAGTAACGTAGGTCGTCATGCCCGGGCATGACGGCGGTGGTCGAGTTCAGCGCCGATAGCCGCCGCTGCGCGAATAAGCGGGGCGGTTTTCCTGGGCGGGGCGGCTGGTGAGGCTGGCGCGCGCTTCGCTGGCGAGCGGGGTCGCCGGCTTGAGGTCTTCTAGGAAAATCGGCTTCGAGAAGTAAAAGCCCTGCGCGTACCGGATCCTGGTCGCGGCCTGCAGATAGGCCAGCTCCTCGTAGGTTTCGATGCCTTCGGCAATCACGGTCATGCCGAGCGCTTCGCTCAGGGATTCGATCGCCCGCAAGATGCCCTGGCTGCGCGGGCGTTTATGGATGTCGGTGATGAAGGAGCGGTCGATCTTGATCTCGTCGGCGGTAATGTCGGCCAGCGCCGACAGCGACGAATAGCCGATGCCGAAATCGTCGATCGAAATGCCGACGCCGAGCTTGCGGAAGATCGGCAGGATCTCGTCCTGGAAATGGGTCTTGGTGACGAAGGCGTCTTCCGTCACCTCGACCATGAAGCGCTTCGGAAATCCGGTGGCCTCCAGCGCCTGCGCGAACGGCCGCATGAATTCGGGATTGCCGGCCTGCTTGGCCGCGACGTTGATGCTGATCGTGGTGTCGTGGCCGAAGGTCTCGTTGATCAGGTCGATCGACTTGACGATCTCCGCAAGCACCAGATGGGTCAGTTCGTCGATCAGGCCGAGCTCGACGGCCAGATTGATGAAGGTGCCGGGCGCCTGAATCACGCCCTCGTCGTCCTTCAGCCGCACCAGCGCCTCGATACCCTTGACCTCCCTGGTCCTGATATCGACCTTGGGCTGGAAGGCGCAGCAGAAGCGCTTTTCCAGGATGGCCAGTCGCAGCGATTGCTCGACCTTGGTTCGCGCCTGCGCCTCCCGTTCCATGCTGGAATCGAAGAAGACGGCGGCTCCCCTGCCGCTGTTCTTGACGCGGTACATCGCGATATCGGCGTTCTGGCGCAGCACTTCGTAGCTGCGCCCGTGTTCGGGATAAAGGCTGACGCCGATCGAGGTGGAGGCGAAGATTTCGGAATCGTCGATGAAGAACGGCGCCTTCATCCGCTGCAGGATGAAGTCGATGAACTCCGCGACCTCGCTCTCGTTCTGGATCGGGTTCAACAGCAGCATGAATTCGTCGCCGCTGATCCGTGACAGGATATCGGATTCGCGAAGATCGAGCCCGAGCCGCTTCGCCATCTCCACCAGCAGCGCGTCGCCGATCGCGTGGCCGTAATAGTCGTTGATGTGCTTGAAATTGTCGACGTCGAGAAAGGCCAGCGCGAAATGACCCTGACCGTTGTCGTGCTGCAGAAGACTGTTGACGCGATGTTCGATCACGCGGCGGGTCGCCAGGCCGGTCAGTTCGTCGTAATAGGCCGAGCGGAACAGCTGATCCTCGAATGCCTTCTGCTCGGTAATGTCGGCGGAACTCGACAGCAGGAAGTTGCGATCGGCGATCCGCACCGGCCGGTGCGACGTCAGAAACACCTGTTTGGTCTCGTCGCTGGTGACAGCTTCCTCCAGAACCGCCGCGCGGCCGGAACGAAGCAATTCAAGGCAGGTCTCGCGACGGTCGTCGGCTTGCGAAGATGACGATGCGGCGGCCGTCATTCGCAGCAAGGCCATGGCGGCTTCGTTCGCCAGCAGAAATTCGCCGCGCTCATCCTGGACCGTGACGCCGGCCGGAAGCAACCTGAAGACATCCCGCAGGATGTTCAATTCGGAATCGATGGCGCTTTCATTTCCGGCCGGAATCGGGGCCGCCTGAAAGTGGTGTTTATAGGGATTGTGCATGGTGCCGGAGTCTCGCAAAGCCCCTTCTAGGTTTGGTTAAGTGGTACTGTGAAAAGCCGTGACAGTGGTAAGAGTCGACGCTTTCCGGCGCGGTCGCGGCGATCGTCATTAACAGAACCTCAATGCCGCTCACCTTGGGCTTGCGATCACGGTTGCAGTTCGCGGGATAAGTGTAGCGATTCGAACCAGCGCAACAGTTGCGCTCAGTTCGCCGGGATATGGCACTGCATCGTGCAGTGGACGCCGGTCTTCAGGAAACGGATCTCGGTCTTGCCGTCGAACGCGCGCAGTGCCGACTGCAACAGCTTGGTGCCGAAGCCGGCTGCCCCGATTTTTTCGATCGAAGGCCCCTCGGTCTCGTCCCAAGTCACGTTGAGGCGGTCGCCCGACATCGACCAGGACACCTGCAGCAGCCCGCGTGGGGAGGAAAATGCGCCGTATTTTCCGGCATTGGTGGCCAATTCGTGAAAGATCAGCGCCAGGCTGACCGCCAGCTTGGCCGGAAGAAACAGCGGATCGCCGTTCAGATTGAACCGGACATGGCCGTAAGGTCCGAGCTCCGAGCGCAGCAAGTCGTTGATATCGCAGCCGCTGCCGTCGACCCGCGTGATCAGGTCGTCGGTCGCCGACAGCGCGCGGATGCGGTGATCGATGCTGTCCCAGATCTGCGGCTGGTCCTGCAGCACCTGATGCAGCACGGCGTGGATCGTCGAAGTCTTGTTTTTCAGCCGGTGCTGCAACTCGTCGACGACGAGCTTGCGGTATGCCTCCTCCTCGATCAGGCGTTTCGAGATTTCCCGTTGCTGGGCCACGATGGTCCGGTAGTGCTCGACACCCCAGATGGTGAGGACGCATACCGCCCAGAAGATCAGCAACAGGGCGAACCTGGCGGAATCGGCCAAAGCGCCGCTGAAATTGATGATGACGCCGAGCATCCCACTGGCGATGGCGGCTCCGATGCCGATCCGCGAGCCGCCGACCGCGGTCGCAAAGAATACCGCCGGGAAGTACGGCGTGAAGAAGACATCGGGGCGGATCTGGGCCAATCCCCACCGCGCCACGGTCGCCAGCGCCAGGCAGACGACCGCAAAGCCCATGCTGAAAAGCGGCGAGGGCTGGGAAATTCCCTGCCAGCCGCGCCTGAACTCGTCGATCAATTTGGTCATCGTTGTTGTCACTTCACGTGATCAGCGAATCCAAAATAAGGCCGACCCTGACGGAAATCCGGGATTTCTCCGTGATCGGGCGCGGCAAGCCGGTTGGCGGCGGACGATCCGGCGGGAACCGGTGCGCTTGCGTTGTTGCCGGCGGACGGGAATATTGGCTTCAACGATCAACGGGAGATAACGACATGGGACGGCTGGACGGCAAGGTTGCGGTAATCACCGGCGCGACCAGCGGTATCGGATTGCATACCGCGGAAATCTTCGTCGCCGAGGGCGCGAAAATCGTGATCGCCGGGCGCCGCGCGCCCGAGGGCGAGGCGCTGGCAAAGAAGCTCGGCGCCAATTGCGTCTTTCGCCAGACCGACGTCACGGTGGAAGCGCAGATGCAGGCGTTGATTGCGCTGTCGGTCGAAAGATTCGGCCGCATCGATTGCCTATTCAACAATGCCGGCGGTCCGGCGCAGACCGGCGGCATCGAGGGGCTCGATGTCGACCGCTTCGACGCTGCGATGGCAACGCTGGTGCGTAGCGTGATGCTCGGCATGAAACACGCCGCCCCCTACATGCGCACGCAGGGTTTTGGCAGCATCATCAACAACGGCAGCATCGCCGGCCGGCTGGCCGGCTTTTCGTCGTCGATGGTTTATGGTGCGGCGAAGGCGGCGGTGATCCATCTCACCAAATGCGTGGCGATGGAACTCGGCGAGTCCAACGTTCGCGTCAATTCGATCTCACCCGGCGCGATCGCGACCGGCATCTTTGGCAAGGCGCTGGGCCTGTCGGTGGAGGCCGCCGAAAAGACCCCGGCGGTGATGCGCGAGGTCTACAAATCAGCGCAGCCGATTCCGCGCGCCGGTTTGCCCGAGGATATCGCGCACGCCGCGGTGTTTCTCGCCAGCGACGAATCCTCCTTCATCAACGGTCACGATCTTGTCGTCGATGGCGCGATCACTGGCGGCCGCAACTGGAGCCAGCAGCAGCAGGGCTATGTCGCTCTGCGCAAGGCGTTCGATCAGGGCGCGGGGTAGATTCTCGCAACATCATTACGAGCCAACGGGTCGCGCGAATGCGCGCCCGATGACAGGCTCGGCGAAGCAATCCATCTTGCCACGCAAAGAAAGAATGGATTGCTTCGTCGCTTCGCTCCTCGCAATGACGGTGGGGCTTTGAGCTAGGCCAGGGAGAAAAAAATGTCAGCAACGTTTCGACCGGCATCGACAGCCGATTTCCGTCCGTTCTATCTCGCCGTCATCGCCGGTCTCGCCTGCGCTCTTGTCATCGGCAAGGCGTTGCCGTCGACGATGGACGCGATCTCGGCGATCGTCGAACCGCTCTGCGCCAGCAGCGATCCCGCCGGCTCGACGCTCGATACCGTCGAGCCGATCGCTTCCCATGCGCTGCCGAACGTGCCGGGCAAGCGCGTGACGATCGTGCGCGTGTTCTACGGCCCCGGCGGGTTTACCCGCGCGCACCGGCATGCCGGCTCGGTCACCGCCTACATCACCAAGGGCGAAATCCGCTCCCAACTCGCCGGCGGCCCGGTCGAAACCTTCAAGGTCGGCCAGTCGTTCTTCGAGCCGCCCGGCGCCACGCATCTGGTCTCGGCCAACGCCAGCAACACCGAGCCGGCGGAGCTGATCGCGGTATTCGTCGCTGACGAGGGCGCGCAGCTCACGACATTTGTCGAATAGCGATACGCCTCGCCCCCGCGGCTCATGGAACCGACCGGCGGCGTCCGGTAGGGTCGTTCGACGATAGCGCGGAGCGACAGGCATGGACGCAAGGCTCGAAGGAAAACTGCGGTTGCTCGCCATCGTCGTTGCGGGCGGTGCAATCGCAGGGCTCGTCTTCAACGCCCCTCAGTGGAACGCGGCTCTTGTCGGAATGGCCTACGGGATGCTGATGAGCGGAACGCTCGGGGGAATGGAGTTGTTCGTTCTGGGCGGGCCATTCCGTGCATGGCTCAGCGGTCTGTCCTTTACCGTGAATTTGATCACGCGCAGTGCTATCTACGTTGCGATTATCGCGTTTCTGCAATGGCTGCAGCTTGGCGAGTTCGTTGTCGGGATACCCGCCGAAACGTCCGTCAAGACGTTCTGGTACGGCTTTGCCTATTCGGCGATTCTGTCGATCTTGTTCAATCTGGTTTTCAGTATCACCAACCTTATCGGCGGCCGGACGTTCGTGAACTTCATTACCGGGCGTTATCATGCGCCGGTCGAGGAAAACCGCTTCGTGCTGTTTGTGGACATCGCGGGATCAACCGGACTGGCTGAACGGCTGGGCGGGATTGGCATCCATCGCTTTCTCGATCGCACCTTTCGGCTGCTCACAATTCCGGTGGTGGACTATCGCGGCGAGGTCCTCAACTATGTCGGCGACGAAGTCATCGTGACCTGGCCGGAACGCGTCGGCGCGCTCGATTGCCGTCCGCTACGGTGTTTTTTGGCCATGCGGGATGAACTGTCGCGGGCTGCCAGCCAATTCGATCGCGAATTTGGTGCGGTGCCCAGGATTCGCGGCAGCCTGCATTTCGGGCCGGTGATCGTCGGCGAGATCGGCGACGTCCGACGCGCGATCGTCTTCAATGGCGATGTGATGAATACCGCAGCGCGGCTGGAAGAACTCAGCCGAAACGTCGATGGCGGCTTTCTCGCGTCCCGCGCGGCGATGGAGCAGTTCGGTTCGGCGCCGCCCGTTTCCCGTTCGCGAATTGGGGCAGCTTCCGATTCGCGGACGGGCCGACGGAATCGACGTGGTCGGTATCGATGCGCCGGTCCCGGCGCAGCTCACACCGGCTTGATCACCACGCGCAGTCCGTCGCGCGGCTTCGGGATCGGCCAGATCTGCCAGTCGGGCTTGTAGCCGGGCTCCAGCGAGACGCTGAGATTCTGCAGGAAATGCCGCGTGAAGCATTTGGCCTGCATATAGGCGAAGTGCAGGCCGAGGCACATATGCGCGCCGCCGCCATACGGCACCCAGGCAAAGCGATGGCGGTTGCGCTGCGCCTCGTCGGTGAAGCGAAGCGGATCGAATTTTTCGGGCTCGGGCCAGATGTCAGGCATGTGGTGGGTGAACAGCGGATTGATGCCGACCATCGTGCCGGCCGGAATCGCGTAGCCCTTGAAGGTGAAATCGCGAATCGCGCGGCGCGGCATCGAGGGGACCGGCGGTTTCAGCCGCAACGCTTCCTTGAAGGCCATCTCGGTCAGCGGCATGGCTTCGAGATTGTCAAAACTCGTCGGCGCATCCGCGGCGACGCCGAGGCTTGAAACCTCGTCGCGCAGCTTTTGCTGCCACTCCGGATGGGCGGCCAGTTCGCCGACAAACGACGTCAGCGACGAGGTCAGCGTGTCGTGCGCCGCCATCATCAGGAAACTCATGTGATCGACGATGTCCTGCGTCGTCAGCAGTGCGCCGTCTTCGTGGGTGGCATGGCAAAGCTGCGAGAACAGGTCGTCGCCGCCACCCTTGGCGCGGCGGATCGGGATCTGTTCGGAGAAA harbors:
- a CDS encoding YccF domain-containing protein, yielding MSPVSLLLNVLWIVLGGAWMAFGWLVAAVIMAITIVGIPWARAAFNIAAYTLFPFGSRAVSRAAYTGQEDVGTGPLGVIGNIIWLVLAGWWLALAHVVTAVVLAVTIVGIPFAWAHLKLAGIALWPIGKVIVPA
- a CDS encoding LLM class flavin-dependent oxidoreductase, translating into MRPLEFGWYLPTHGDTTAYGLMEAQIAGSPELCDRVVQAAEKAGFEYLLIPVGSTCWEAWISGAFMAARSSTIKPLIAARPGYINPVLLAKMISTFDQMSGGRICVNLIAGQNESEVEGEGVRYPKEERYALMEEEVSILKALWTTRGPLNFEGKFHKLSGAHIRPRPLQQPFPKFYLGGGSRQAWELSAKHSDVHLFWGDLPEKIASNIAEIRQMARPHGRENDIGFGMRLQVICRENEADAWEAADQLVRHATERQKQEMKTLYNKSEANQRVQQLAREHGDLLLPHLWTGITKVRPGAGIAVVGNPAQCAETLQQFIDAGCHSFCLSGYLHDEEAERFGRLVRPILAENNRGRWAA
- a CDS encoding EAL domain-containing protein, encoding MRDLFHYVRGISARARAVGRHLAATIRGPVLWLTFCGGLLVAAIFVGTIMMTAEFRERALLNSERELENTVQLLARHFDQQFEDSDAIAADTIVRLRVSDIESPVMFRYRVASLDAQEILRSKGVALSYLGDISIFDADGAIINWSRPSPLPALNISGRAYFQTFKSDPQAPAILTEAVPSLVNGSLNTVIAHRLTGANGVFLGVMTRRINPANYEKFFATIALGSGATLSMFHNDGTLLTRYPRVDSMIGQKFKNAPLLQRVLTRGGAQTLRTLSPIDGADRLGSAAPLEHFPGVVIATNTVSAALADWREQTRFLVVAAALSAMVVALILFLIIRQITRQSRDAQQRLEAERRQLDTALNNMIQGLVMYDASGRVVTFNRRYIDMYGLSTEIVKPGAHLRDLMQHRTDTGSFSGDVDEFCSRITQNIASGRIDQSSMQCADGRTFLAISRPLAHGGWVATMEDITERCKLEQELDRNQTFLREIIDHIPSQITVKGVHDRRYLLVNRVAEAQFGISRDLIVGKTAFDVFPKAGADRILADEEKALQSPGAGLFMDEHVWESQAKGKSYITSKRLVIRDTAGAPSYIVTVVDDVTERRIANEKIAHLAHYDALTDLPNRVLFREQIERELQNAIRGEQFALLYIDIDEFKGINDSLGHHVGDELLKAVAARIRGCLKPTDLIARLGGDEFAVIQTAVGDRTDVVEFVTRIHDAIRQPFQCLGHHLSTDASIGIALAPQDGTDLDQLIKSADLAMYGAKAEGRRTHRFFEPDMDARAKARLTMEQDLRQAMIDGGFEIHYQPLVDLRNDEVSGCEALLRWRHPERGMVSPAEFIPLAEDTGLINELGDWVMQTACAEAAAWPSRIRLAVNVSPVQLKSPTLALRIAHALAASGLSPDRLEIEITEAVLIHDDETALAILHQLRALGVRIALDDFGTGFSSLSYLKRFPFDKIKIDRCFVSDIEVDGSAAIVQAVVNIAAARNMTTTAEGVETEAQREVLRKLGCTQMQGYLFSRPRPASEIRPLLGVCSEKTRASV
- a CDS encoding putative bifunctional diguanylate cyclase/phosphodiesterase; amino-acid sequence: MHNPYKHHFQAAPIPAGNESAIDSELNILRDVFRLLPAGVTVQDERGEFLLANEAAMALLRMTAAASSSSQADDRRETCLELLRSGRAAVLEEAVTSDETKQVFLTSHRPVRIADRNFLLSSSADITEQKAFEDQLFRSAYYDELTGLATRRVIEHRVNSLLQHDNGQGHFALAFLDVDNFKHINDYYGHAIGDALLVEMAKRLGLDLRESDILSRISGDEFMLLLNPIQNESEVAEFIDFILQRMKAPFFIDDSEIFASTSIGVSLYPEHGRSYEVLRQNADIAMYRVKNSGRGAAVFFDSSMEREAQARTKVEQSLRLAILEKRFCCAFQPKVDIRTREVKGIEALVRLKDDEGVIQAPGTFINLAVELGLIDELTHLVLAEIVKSIDLINETFGHDTTISINVAAKQAGNPEFMRPFAQALEATGFPKRFMVEVTEDAFVTKTHFQDEILPIFRKLGVGISIDDFGIGYSSLSALADITADEIKIDRSFITDIHKRPRSQGILRAIESLSEALGMTVIAEGIETYEELAYLQAATRIRYAQGFYFSKPIFLEDLKPATPLASEARASLTSRPAQENRPAYSRSGGYRR
- a CDS encoding sensor histidine kinase, coding for MTKLIDEFRRGWQGISQPSPLFSMGFAVVCLALATVARWGLAQIRPDVFFTPYFPAVFFATAVGGSRIGIGAAIASGMLGVIINFSGALADSARFALLLIFWAVCVLTIWGVEHYRTIVAQQREISKRLIEEEAYRKLVVDELQHRLKNKTSTIHAVLHQVLQDQPQIWDSIDHRIRALSATDDLITRVDGSGCDINDLLRSELGPYGHVRFNLNGDPLFLPAKLAVSLALIFHELATNAGKYGAFSSPRGLLQVSWSMSGDRLNVTWDETEGPSIEKIGAAGFGTKLLQSALRAFDGKTEIRFLKTGVHCTMQCHIPAN
- a CDS encoding SDR family NAD(P)-dependent oxidoreductase, producing the protein MGRLDGKVAVITGATSGIGLHTAEIFVAEGAKIVIAGRRAPEGEALAKKLGANCVFRQTDVTVEAQMQALIALSVERFGRIDCLFNNAGGPAQTGGIEGLDVDRFDAAMATLVRSVMLGMKHAAPYMRTQGFGSIINNGSIAGRLAGFSSSMVYGAAKAAVIHLTKCVAMELGESNVRVNSISPGAIATGIFGKALGLSVEAAEKTPAVMREVYKSAQPIPRAGLPEDIAHAAVFLASDESSFINGHDLVVDGAITGGRNWSQQQQGYVALRKAFDQGAG
- a CDS encoding cupin domain-containing protein, which gives rise to MSATFRPASTADFRPFYLAVIAGLACALVIGKALPSTMDAISAIVEPLCASSDPAGSTLDTVEPIASHALPNVPGKRVTIVRVFYGPGGFTRAHRHAGSVTAYITKGEIRSQLAGGPVETFKVGQSFFEPPGATHLVSANASNTEPAELIAVFVADEGAQLTTFVE
- a CDS encoding adenylate/guanylate cyclase domain-containing protein, which codes for MLAIVVAGGAIAGLVFNAPQWNAALVGMAYGMLMSGTLGGMELFVLGGPFRAWLSGLSFTVNLITRSAIYVAIIAFLQWLQLGEFVVGIPAETSVKTFWYGFAYSAILSILFNLVFSITNLIGGRTFVNFITGRYHAPVEENRFVLFVDIAGSTGLAERLGGIGIHRFLDRTFRLLTIPVVDYRGEVLNYVGDEVIVTWPERVGALDCRPLRCFLAMRDELSRAASQFDREFGAVPRIRGSLHFGPVIVGEIGDVRRAIVFNGDVMNTAARLEELSRNVDGGFLASRAAMEQFGSAPPVSRSRIGAASDSRTGRRNRRGRYRCAGPGAAHTGLITTRSPSRGFGIGQICQSGL
- a CDS encoding cytochrome P450: MSMQSVASPVYTFTPPRRNSLTHIPGDEGWPLIGKTLDVLADPKGQVERQSAKYGLVYRSHLFGETSLVLLGPDANELVLFDQTKQFSSTLGWGRILGLLFPRGLMLLDFEEHRLHRRALSVAFKSGPMKSYLGELDTGIAARVAQWKAKPGPMLFYPAMKQLTLDLAATSFLGAGIGPEVDEITNAFVDMVAASVAVIRKPLPGTPMARGVRGRKRIVAYFSEQIPIRRAKGGGDDLFSQLCHATHEDGALLTTQDIVDHMSFLMMAAHDTLTSSLTSFVGELAAHPEWQQKLRDEVSSLGVAADAPTSFDNLEAMPLTEMAFKEALRLKPPVPSMPRRAIRDFTFKGYAIPAGTMVGINPLFTHHMPDIWPEPEKFDPLRFTDEAQRNRHRFAWVPYGGGAHMCLGLHFAYMQAKCFTRHFLQNLSVSLEPGYKPDWQIWPIPKPRDGLRVVIKPV